Proteins encoded together in one Terriglobia bacterium window:
- a CDS encoding sulfatase, whose amino-acid sequence MRRISGAVLAVVLVPLVSFAGQRAKVSKAHFDLKDAPNVLLVTFDTTRADHLSCYGYARRTSPTIDSLAAHGVLFENAYTAIPLTGPSHISMMTSLYPQQHGATINGMHMTESPHPVLLAQVLHHLGYRTAAFISAWPLKKGITGLGRGFNVYNENFSYHYKMVNAARRGNEVGDASRRWLEKHGRSKFFLWVHYFDPHHPYDLHPEFANLPQEKNAKIFPIPASVDADRAAKIRAYDSEIAFDDNDLGKTLKLLDDLGVRDNTLIVFVADHGEGLGENGIWGHGDHIDQPAVHIPMIYSYPKEIPQGERISTNVSTVDILPTILSYAGLEFKFPGESGYSLNPVIANGGKNATEQPTFFLTYAEPTLLPPQWMSMFWTWAETKRSPSLRGFVEGDIKVITSGDNDNLKVYRLGDAFSQEKELSSSNVSIANLSGYREDLDTWYKQTNRGLNPQGRLSKQDLEMLKSLGYANP is encoded by the coding sequence ATGCGCCGAATCTCTGGCGCTGTGCTGGCGGTTGTTCTCGTGCCGTTGGTTTCTTTTGCCGGACAGCGGGCAAAGGTCAGCAAGGCCCATTTCGATCTGAAAGACGCGCCGAATGTTCTGCTGGTCACTTTTGACACGACGCGGGCCGATCATCTTTCCTGCTATGGGTACGCCCGGCGGACCTCGCCGACAATTGACAGCCTGGCGGCGCACGGGGTCCTGTTTGAAAACGCCTATACGGCCATTCCTCTCACCGGCCCCTCTCACATCTCGATGATGACCTCTCTCTACCCCCAGCAGCACGGTGCGACCATCAACGGCATGCACATGACCGAAAGTCCCCACCCGGTTTTGCTGGCCCAGGTACTCCATCACCTGGGATACCGGACGGCGGCATTTATCAGCGCCTGGCCTCTGAAGAAGGGCATCACGGGTCTGGGGCGCGGCTTCAACGTCTACAACGAGAATTTCTCGTATCACTACAAAATGGTTAATGCAGCCCGCCGCGGCAACGAAGTGGGCGACGCGAGCCGCCGCTGGCTGGAAAAGCACGGCCGCTCGAAGTTTTTCCTCTGGGTCCACTATTTTGATCCTCACCATCCCTATGATCTGCATCCCGAGTTCGCCAACCTTCCCCAGGAAAAGAACGCCAAAATCTTTCCGATACCGGCGTCGGTTGATGCAGACCGGGCTGCCAAGATCCGTGCCTACGACAGCGAAATCGCTTTTGATGATAACGATCTGGGGAAAACGCTGAAGCTGCTGGACGACCTGGGCGTTCGAGACAACACGCTCATCGTTTTTGTGGCGGACCATGGCGAGGGCCTCGGCGAAAACGGGATCTGGGGACACGGCGACCACATCGACCAGCCGGCAGTACACATTCCAATGATCTATTCCTACCCCAAAGAAATCCCGCAGGGGGAGCGGATCAGCACCAATGTTTCCACGGTTGACATTTTGCCGACGATCCTCAGTTATGCAGGTCTCGAATTCAAGTTTCCGGGCGAATCTGGGTATAGCCTGAATCCAGTGATCGCGAATGGCGGAAAGAATGCTACGGAGCAGCCTACCTTTTTTCTGACCTATGCGGAACCGACGCTGCTGCCACCGCAGTGGATGAGCATGTTCTGGACCTGGGCAGAAACGAAGCGGTCCCCTTCGTTGCGGGGATTCGTCGAGGGCGACATCAAGGTGATTACCTCCGGGGACAACGATAATCTCAAGGTTTACCGGCTGGGCGATGCCTTTTCACAGGAAAAGGAACTGTCTTCGAGCAATGTGAGCATCGCAAACCTCAGCGGATATCGGGAAGACCTGGATACCTGGTACAAGCAAACCAATCGCGGACTTAATCCCCAGGGCCGGCTTTCGAAACAGGATCTCGAAATGCTGAAGAGTCTTGGCTACGCGAACCCGTGA
- a CDS encoding ABC transporter ATP-binding protein, which produces MNNGARIDDGGPRILIETRALTKVYDGGPGAPPAVNALNLRIPAGQFTAIMGPSGSGKSTLLYLIAGLAEPTGGEVLIDGVSISSLGDTARAQMRNIRMGFVFQRFNLLSFLSARDNIEAPRLLGWKVRSSTKSIDSLLAAVGLEKKRLRKVSGLSSGEQQRVAIARALINDPDILLADEPTGNLDSRNADAVLDLLLRLKADLGLTIVMVTHNPEVALRADRIIQMKDGSVERELMRGDLEPSHEWVERFEGRFPR; this is translated from the coding sequence ATGAATAATGGCGCCCGCATTGACGACGGAGGGCCGCGAATCCTGATCGAGACGCGCGCGTTGACCAAGGTTTATGACGGTGGACCTGGCGCTCCACCTGCTGTCAATGCGCTGAATCTGAGAATTCCTGCCGGGCAGTTTACAGCCATTATGGGACCTTCCGGCTCCGGCAAGTCGACTCTTCTTTACCTGATCGCGGGCCTGGCGGAACCGACCGGGGGCGAAGTGCTGATCGACGGCGTCTCGATCTCCTCGTTGGGGGACACGGCCCGGGCGCAAATGCGGAACATCCGGATGGGTTTCGTTTTTCAGCGGTTTAATCTGCTGAGCTTCCTTTCCGCGCGGGACAACATCGAAGCTCCGCGGCTGCTGGGATGGAAGGTGCGGTCCTCTACAAAATCGATTGACAGCCTCCTGGCGGCCGTAGGGCTGGAAAAAAAGCGGCTGCGGAAAGTAAGTGGACTCTCCTCCGGCGAGCAGCAGCGCGTCGCCATCGCACGGGCCCTCATTAACGACCCGGACATTCTGCTGGCTGACGAGCCGACTGGGAACCTGGATTCAAGAAATGCGGACGCGGTGCTGGACCTGCTGCTGCGGCTGAAGGCAGATCTGGGCTTGACCATCGTGATGGTGACCCACAACCCTGAGGTTGCATTGCGCGCCGACCGGATCATCCAAATGAAAGATGGCAGCGTAGAACGTGAACTGATGAGGGGAGACCTTGAGCCCTCGCACGAATGGGTCGAGAGATTCGAAGGCCGTTTTCCGCGCTGA
- a CDS encoding ABC transporter permease, with product MLRQLLHHPIRMLLSMVMISVALLLGFVIKGLSNGVMQEKIQRTQGIGADLMIQPPHSSYILGLGENVMPDELAQKLAEVNGVEAATPTATNVSFTNRLETVLGIDLPSFSRVTGGFIYLQGGPFSGPYTALVDDVYTRTHNVHLGSTLNILDHRFMVSGVVEHGRGARVFVPLKTLQDLLAPGKCAVIFVKSEPGSPIGEVEKRLRQFAGGALKDYQITRMSDLASLITPSSFLGLRQFLMVIVVFAGVINFLVIFLALYVQVLGQTRELGILRALGASRRYMLRLFVGEACLLCLFGGGLSLVLYLLTRTIVLSIYPSLHFLLPAATVMRVGAIALASAVLGGAYPAYRASACEPIAALAYE from the coding sequence ATGTTGCGACAACTCCTGCATCATCCCATCAGGATGCTGCTCTCGATGGTCATGATCAGCGTGGCGCTGCTGCTGGGGTTTGTGATCAAAGGATTGTCCAACGGTGTGATGCAGGAAAAGATCCAGCGAACGCAGGGGATTGGAGCGGACCTGATGATTCAGCCGCCCCATTCTTCCTACATTCTGGGTCTGGGCGAGAACGTGATGCCCGATGAGCTCGCGCAGAAACTCGCGGAAGTTAATGGAGTGGAGGCGGCAACGCCTACCGCAACCAACGTCAGCTTCACCAACCGCTTGGAAACCGTTCTTGGCATCGACCTGCCCAGTTTCAGCCGGGTGACGGGAGGTTTTATATATCTTCAGGGAGGCCCGTTTTCCGGTCCTTACACAGCCCTTGTGGACGACGTCTACACCCGGACGCATAACGTGCATCTGGGCAGCACGCTGAATATTCTGGACCACCGGTTCATGGTTTCCGGTGTGGTCGAGCACGGCAGGGGCGCGCGGGTATTCGTACCTCTTAAAACCCTCCAGGACCTGCTGGCTCCGGGAAAGTGCGCCGTGATATTCGTAAAATCCGAGCCCGGCAGCCCGATCGGAGAAGTGGAAAAACGGCTGAGGCAGTTTGCGGGCGGGGCCCTGAAGGACTACCAGATCACCCGGATGAGCGATCTTGCCAGTTTGATCACGCCCTCATCGTTCCTGGGCCTGCGGCAGTTCCTGATGGTCATCGTAGTGTTCGCAGGGGTCATTAACTTTCTGGTGATTTTTCTGGCGCTGTACGTCCAGGTGCTGGGCCAGACGCGCGAACTGGGAATTCTTCGTGCGCTGGGCGCCAGTCGCCGTTACATGTTGAGGCTGTTTGTGGGTGAGGCCTGCCTGCTGTGCCTGTTTGGGGGAGGGCTTTCCCTCGTTCTCTACTTGCTGACCAGGACAATTGTTTTGTCCATCTATCCATCGCTTCATTTTCTGCTTCCTGCAGCAACCGTGATGCGGGTAGGGGCGATTGCGCTGGCCAGCGCCGTGCTCGGCGGGGCCTACCCGGCCTATCGCGCGAGCGCCTGCGAGCCGATTGCGGCACTTGCTTATGAATAA
- a CDS encoding helix-turn-helix domain-containing protein, which yields MGIGERIKELREQKHLSQGDIEERTGLLRCYISRVENGHTVPSLETLERFAGALDVPLYKLFYYDDATPEECDFATTDMTLERLAQEGGAAGAEARFLLKLRSLQPRLSPTDRDVLLTLAKKLAERPLPTPR from the coding sequence ATGGGTATTGGCGAACGCATCAAAGAGCTGAGGGAGCAGAAACACCTGTCTCAAGGTGACATCGAGGAAAGGACCGGACTGCTGCGATGCTACATTTCGCGCGTCGAGAACGGCCACACGGTTCCCTCACTGGAGACTCTGGAGAGGTTTGCTGGCGCGCTGGATGTACCACTTTACAAGCTCTTTTATTACGATGATGCGACCCCAGAAGAGTGCGATTTCGCAACAACCGACATGACTCTCGAACGTCTGGCCCAGGAAGGGGGCGCAGCAGGGGCAGAAGCAAGGTTCCTGTTAAAACTCAGGAGCCTGCAGCCAAGGCTTTCGCCCACTGACCGGGACGTTTTGCTGACCCTTGCCAAAAAGCTGGCAGAGCGCCCGTTGCCAACTCCCAGATAA
- the pyrB gene encoding aspartate carbamoyltransferase codes for MRLHHVIEAQQFDLPMINHLFEVATEMETLVAHGGTDEYRSRLMATLFYEPSTRTRFSFEAAMHRLGGRVISTENAAEFSSVAKGETLEDTIRIMNGYVDVIVLRHSEVGTSKRAAAVSRVPIINAGDGVGQHPTQALLDLYTIHKEIGSIDGLKIAMVGDLAQGRTVRSLAYLLSKFNDTRMYFVAPPLLKMKDDILEHLEERGSWFTEETTLDRVLPEVDVVYQTRVQKERFGDRIADYESCRGIYIINQNSLRLMKPNAIIMHPLPRLEEISMEVDQDRRAAYFRQAQNGLFVRMALLTALLSK; via the coding sequence ATGAGACTGCACCATGTGATTGAAGCTCAGCAGTTCGATCTGCCGATGATCAACCACCTTTTTGAGGTCGCCACTGAAATGGAAACGCTGGTGGCGCACGGCGGCACGGACGAGTATCGCAGCCGGTTGATGGCAACGCTGTTTTATGAGCCGTCCACGCGCACCCGGTTTTCCTTTGAAGCGGCCATGCACCGGCTGGGCGGCCGGGTGATTTCAACGGAAAATGCCGCAGAGTTCTCTTCGGTGGCGAAAGGCGAAACCCTGGAAGACACCATTCGCATCATGAACGGTTACGTGGATGTGATCGTTCTGCGCCACAGTGAGGTGGGCACGTCAAAGCGCGCGGCAGCCGTCTCGCGGGTTCCGATCATCAACGCAGGTGACGGCGTTGGCCAGCATCCCACCCAGGCCCTCCTTGACCTCTACACGATCCATAAGGAAATCGGATCCATCGATGGCCTGAAGATTGCCATGGTGGGTGATCTTGCGCAGGGCCGCACGGTCCGCTCGCTGGCATACTTGTTGAGCAAGTTCAACGACACCAGGATGTACTTTGTTGCCCCGCCACTGCTGAAAATGAAGGATGACATCCTGGAGCACCTCGAGGAACGCGGGTCGTGGTTTACCGAGGAAACCACTCTGGACCGGGTGCTTCCGGAGGTAGACGTGGTTTATCAGACCCGGGTCCAGAAAGAACGGTTTGGAGACCGGATCGCCGATTATGAGAGTTGCCGCGGAATTTACATCATCAACCAGAATTCACTCCGCTTAATGAAGCCCAATGCCATCATCATGCACCCGCTTCCCCGCCTGGAAGAGATTTCCATGGAAGTGGACCAGGACCGCCGAGCAGCGTATTTTCGACAGGCGCAGAACGGACTTTTCGTTCGCATGGCGTTGCTGACGGCCCTGTTATCCAAATAG
- a CDS encoding HD domain-containing phosphohydrolase: MRDKETKPRVLLVDDERAVWQVLGEKLGRSGFDWHGRSSAEDALACLEQEPIDAVVSDLKMPGMTGLELLAETQKRYPHLAFVMATGEDDIRVAVEAMKHGADDYLVKPFHLEAAVESVRRALRKKLMEAELDRYRRQLEEMVERRTHQLQLAMKRIERAYDQTLEALGAALDLRDTETAGHSRRVSLYCLEIARAVRCTNEQLKTIARGAYLHDIGKIGIPDSVLLKQGKLTAEEMAIMQTHVRIGYELLSRIPFLSSASEIVLAHQERFDGAGYPRGLMREEIPLGARIFAIADTLDAMTSDRPYRQAQPFKTAREEIIRESGKQFDPDVVRVFLSFPEQTWEKIRLQVASGRGRSSHLDTDGEESFLNEMLVN, from the coding sequence ATGCGTGACAAGGAAACCAAGCCGAGAGTCCTGCTGGTGGATGACGAGCGTGCTGTGTGGCAAGTCCTGGGAGAGAAGCTGGGACGAAGCGGATTCGATTGGCACGGCCGATCGAGCGCAGAGGATGCGCTGGCTTGCCTGGAACAGGAACCCATCGACGCTGTGGTGTCAGACCTGAAAATGCCGGGAATGACAGGCCTGGAACTGCTGGCCGAGACGCAGAAGCGCTATCCTCATTTGGCGTTCGTCATGGCCACCGGTGAGGACGACATCCGGGTGGCGGTCGAAGCCATGAAACACGGCGCGGACGACTATCTGGTGAAGCCCTTTCATCTGGAAGCAGCCGTGGAATCCGTGCGCCGCGCGCTGCGAAAGAAGCTCATGGAAGCGGAACTGGACAGGTATCGCCGTCAATTGGAAGAGATGGTAGAACGGCGGACCCACCAGCTCCAACTGGCCATGAAACGCATCGAGCGCGCTTACGACCAGACCCTCGAAGCGCTGGGGGCCGCGCTCGACCTTCGAGACACTGAAACGGCTGGCCACTCCCGGCGCGTCAGCCTCTACTGCCTTGAGATCGCCCGGGCGGTGCGCTGCACGAATGAGCAGCTCAAGACCATTGCCCGTGGAGCTTACCTGCACGACATCGGGAAGATTGGCATTCCGGATTCAGTGTTGCTGAAGCAGGGCAAGCTTACCGCGGAAGAAATGGCCATCATGCAGACACACGTCCGCATCGGATACGAACTGCTCAGCCGCATACCCTTTCTCTCTTCAGCCTCAGAAATTGTGCTCGCGCACCAGGAACGTTTCGACGGGGCCGGCTACCCTCGGGGGCTCATGAGAGAAGAGATCCCCCTGGGAGCCCGGATTTTTGCGATTGCAGACACACTGGATGCGATGACGTCAGACCGCCCTTATCGCCAGGCTCAACCGTTCAAGACAGCGCGCGAGGAGATTATTCGTGAATCGGGGAAACAATTCGACCCGGACGTCGTCCGCGTCTTCCTCTCATTTCCGGAGCAGACATGGGAAAAAATCCGGCTTCAGGTGGCGAGTGGCCGGGGGCGTTCCAGCCACCTGGACACGGACGGCGAAGAAAGCTTTTTGAACGAAATGTTGGTGAATTGA
- a CDS encoding serine hydrolase has translation MGLISQRRMLLAILSLSFVFSGAFMTAAPQQQQTPLGRQLADIASHFGGKVTFAVVDLKTGERHGLAADQPVATASVIKLPVMVEAFYQMQEGKLQWSQPVEETGFDRVRGSGILQDLHQQIGLTLGDAITLMIDLSDNTASNIVIRTVGIDSVNARMRKLGLQHTALNGYVFHEKDATNEDAKKFGLGVTTAGDMLHLLTVIRQHEILTPAACDQMLKILGKQRDNDAFPRYTSDLQGVTWEHKTGALDAVRNDVGIAETPVGPVVMAGFAYDSPDHQWTADNAALLVLGRLAQAALAHFLPTKAAGEAAN, from the coding sequence ATGGGCTTGATTTCTCAGCGCCGGATGCTTCTCGCGATCCTCTCCCTGTCCTTCGTGTTTTCCGGAGCATTCATGACGGCTGCGCCGCAGCAGCAACAGACGCCGCTTGGCCGCCAGTTGGCCGATATTGCCTCGCATTTTGGCGGCAAGGTCACCTTCGCTGTGGTGGACCTCAAGACCGGCGAACGCCACGGGCTGGCCGCCGATCAGCCCGTCGCAACGGCATCGGTGATCAAGTTGCCGGTTATGGTGGAGGCGTTCTATCAAATGCAGGAAGGCAAGCTGCAATGGTCGCAGCCGGTGGAGGAAACCGGCTTCGACCGCGTCCGTGGTTCCGGAATCCTGCAGGACCTGCATCAGCAAATCGGACTTACGCTTGGCGACGCCATCACCCTGATGATCGACTTGAGCGACAACACCGCGTCCAACATCGTCATCCGCACTGTGGGGATCGATTCCGTGAATGCGCGAATGCGCAAGTTGGGGCTCCAACATACCGCTCTGAATGGCTACGTTTTCCATGAAAAGGATGCTACAAACGAGGATGCAAAAAAGTTTGGCCTAGGGGTCACGACGGCCGGCGACATGCTGCATCTGCTCACCGTCATCAGGCAACACGAGATCCTCACGCCGGCGGCCTGCGACCAGATGCTGAAGATTCTGGGCAAGCAGCGCGACAACGATGCTTTTCCGCGCTACACCAGCGACCTGCAGGGCGTCACCTGGGAGCACAAGACCGGCGCGCTTGATGCCGTCCGCAACGATGTCGGGATCGCCGAAACGCCGGTCGGACCCGTCGTCATGGCGGGCTTCGCTTACGACTCTCCCGACCACCAGTGGACTGCCGACAACGCTGCGCTGCTGGTGTTAGGACGTCTGGCCCAGGCTGCCCTGGCGCATTTCCTGCCGACAAAAGCAGCGGGTGAAGCGGCAAACTAG